CACTACCGCAAAGCATACACGGAACTGCGGCCAAGATTCGGCGCGGACAGTCTCGTCGCGGTCATCGTGGGCGTGCTGGTGATCGTGGTGTGGGTCGGACTGGACCCGTACTACCCCCAGAGCGGCGAGGAGTGGCAGCAGTTCGGGCAGGGAACGCGAATCTTCGAGCATGCGGACAAGGCCGAGGGCGCTTTTGACCCGTACGAGCCAGGGCAGAGGATCCCGCCGCTGGTAGCCATCATCTTCCGCATCATCGGCGCGGTGCTGCTGGTGCCGATCTTCGAGGAGCTGCTCATCCGCGGGTGGCTCATCCGGTTCCTGGTGCGCGACCGGTTCCTGGCAGTGCCCATGGGGACGTTCACGTGGCTGTCTTTCGCGGGCACCCTGGCGTTCATGGGCCTGACGCACCATGAGTGGCTGGCGGCGGTGATCTGCAGCGCGGCGTTCAATGGGCTCTTGTACTGGCGCAAGGACCTGTTCGTCTGTGTTGTCGCTCACGCGGCGGCGAACCTCGCGCTGGCGGTCTGGGTACTGGTGAACGGCGCCTGGGCGTTCTGGTAGGATGACAGCGGCCGGCGGCCTGCAAGTTTCATCAATGAAGGACAATGCGCAAGCCGCAGGGAAACAGTCGCCGGACGGTCACAAGCCGCGAAACTCGCACGCCCGCAACGGGCGTGTTCCGGCGCAAACAGGAGGACAATCGGATGGCCATACCGCGTATCGGCGTTGTCGGGATCGGAACCTTCGGAATCAACCACCTTCGGTGTTTCCGGCAGATGCAGTACATTGGCGCGGCGCAGCTTGTTGCCGCGGCGGATCTCAATGAGAGCCTGCTGGAGGAGCGCCGCAAGGAGTTCGAGTTCGCCCCCTACAAGGACTACCGGGAGATGCTCGAAAAGGAGCAGCTCGACGGGATCACCGTGGTCACACCCGACCCGTACCACAAGGACATCGTGCTCGCCGCTGCCGAGGCGAAGGTCAATGTTCTTTGCGAGAAGCCGCTGGACGTCACCGTGGACGGCTGCCAGCAGATGATCGACGCCTGCGAGAAGGCGGGAATCCTGCTGATGGTGGACTTCCACAAGCGTTACGACGAGTACCACATCGCCATGAAGCAGAAGATCGATGCGGGCGATCTGGGCGACATTCAGTATGGCTACGCCCACATGGAAGATCGCATTGAAGTGCCGAAAGACTGGTTCCCGGGCTGGGCGAAGAACTCGTCGCCCGCGTGGTTCCTGGGCATCCACTTCTACGACCTCGCCCGGTTCCTCATGGGCGCCGATGGGGTCGAGGTCTGGGCCAGCGGCCGCAAGGGCCGGCTCACCAGCTTCGGCGTAGACACCTGGGACAGCATCTCCGCAATGGTGCGGTTTGACAACGGCGCCACCGTGAGTTTCGACACCTCATGGATCCTGCCGTATGAGTTCGAAGCCGTCGTCAACCAGGGCATCCGCCTCGTTGGCACCCACGGCCTGCTGGAGTGCGATTCCCAGGATCGCGGGACCATCACCTGCATCGCCGACGACGCCCCTGGCGTGGTGAGTGGAAAGACGACGCGGGTCGGTATGGAGACTCACAACAAGAGCTTCCTGCGCCTGAAGTTCGACAAGAAGGGTCGGGAGATCTACGAGGGCTACGGTATGGACTCCATCGCGGATTTCGCCTACAATCTGGCAGTACTGCTTGATGGCGGCAAGATCAGCGATCTGGGCGATTTCCCGGGCGGCGAGGACGGCCTTGAGGCCACGAAGATCGCTGCGGGAGTGCATGAGAGCGTGGAGACGGGCTGCACGGTGCGGCTCTGAGCCCGCTCCGCGAACCGGTGACGACGGCGAGTCCGGGTGTCAGGCGAGGTCCAACCTGTCTTCCGGCTCGCTTTTGGCCTGCTCGTAGTACGGGCGACTGACCACGCAGCACGCCGCCCGCTTTGGCAAGAGCGTACCCGTAAGCATTCGTTCGTTCCCCGGCGGCCACAAGCCGCACAGCGCCGGGAGCCGGGAGGGACACCTGTCATGAAGCGCGCGATGCCGGCGGCCATGACGCTGGCCGCGATCCTCGTCTCCGCGACAGCCGCCTTCGCCTGGTCCCTGTCTAAGGACGGTGGCCACGGCGCCTACGGGCCGTGCGACAAGTGTGTGCCCGGGGTAACGCCTGCGTTGTCCCGCAGCATCTGGATCGACGGCGCAACCTGGATGGAGCGCCAGCCCGATCGCTCATGGCTGAAGATCCGCGTCAATGATCGGCCCACCGACCTGGGCCGGGTGGTGATCCTGGTCAAGGGCGAGCTCATGGCTCCCGTGACCAGCGCCCCCGAGTTCGGCCTCACCGCGACCCGCAGCGGTTTGAACCACCGCCTGATCACACTTGCGGGCGGGCGATACCTGGTCCGCCTGCGTATCGGCACCAAGGGCGCGGAGATCGGATACGCGAAGCGGGCCCTGCCGGTGGCGCCGATGTGGTACAACGGCAAAGTCTACATGCCCCTGGAAAGCATCGGGAAGTACCTGGACTGGGAGACCTCCTTCAACCAGGCGAAGGGTACGCTGAGCATCAATACCCGCGGCCCGGATGTGGTGTCTTTCGCCAACGCCGGCAGTTGGGCCCAGGCCCGGCACCTTTATGACGAGGCCCTCGCGGAATACCAGAAGGCGGCGGCGCTGGACCCCGGCGACTGGACCATCCTCGGGCGCATGGGCGACTGCCAACTCGCCAAGGCCCAGTACAATGATGCCCTCGCAGCCAGTCACGGCGCGATCAAGGAAGCGCTGGAGCGGGTGAAGGAGTACAAGTCGTACGTGGAGATGCACCCGCGCACCGGCATGACCCAATACCAGGAAGCTGTCCAGCGCGCGGTGGCTCTCGTTGCCCAGTATGAGAAGATCGCGGCCACCTACTACCCGCTGACTGACGTCCGGCAGCCCGACCAGGCCCTGGACATCTACTCGCGGGTCCTCATGACCGACCCGCTGTCTGCGAAGACCCCGAAGAGCGCCAGCACCACGCTGATCCTTTCAGATGACCTCGGACAGGCCATCCAGCAGGCGGCAGCCAGCCAGCGCGAGTGTGAGACCCGTGCCAACAACGCCTACCGCGCGGCGGTGGCCCAGTATCGCGCGGCCGCTGAGCTTGCCCCGGCGACGGTCACCGAGTTCCGCAGCCTCGCCAAGGCCAACGGCATGAACGACGATCCGGCCGAGGCCGCGAAGGCTTTCCGCAAGGCGCTGCAGATCGACCCGCAGTATGCCGCGGTTCGTCTGGAACTGGCATACACTCTGGCCGATCAGGGCAAGTACGCCGAGACCATTGAGGAGGCGCGCCGGGCCATCGAGCTCGACAAGAACAGCGCCGCCGCCTACAACCTCCTGGGCTACGCGTTGCGGAAAGAAGGACAGGAGAAGGAAGCAATCGCGGCCTACCAGAAGGCCATCGAGCTCGATCCCAAGTTCGCCCTGGCCTACAACAACCTCGGCGTCGCCTACCGCGATGCACGCAAGACCGAAGACGCGCTGAAGATGCTGGCCAAAGCGGTGTCGCTCGACGGTACCCGCGCCGACTTTCAAGCCAACTATGCCCGCGCCCTGCAGGATGCGAAGAAGCCCGACGATGCCGTTGCCGCGTGGAAGAATGCTGTGGCGCTGAGCCCGGAGAGCGCCGAGTACCACGCTGGGCTTGCGGTCGCTCTGTTCGAATCGGGCGATGTGGACGGTGCGCTATCCGAGGCGCGTCTAGCCTTGGCTCGGCGCGACCGAGCCAAGCCCGAAACTGCTCGCGCCGTCGCGGATGCCCAGGGCGTGATCGCCATGGCGCTTCTTGAGAAAGGGCGCCTGGGCGAGGCACTGGCCGAGGCAAAGACCGCGTCGGAGGCTATCAAGGACACTGCTGCCGGAGCCGCCATCCTGGCCGCCGTGCATGTGGAGCGCCTCGACCCCGAGGCCGCGATGAAGGCCCTGCAGTCTGCCCCGGAAGTCGGTCGCGATGCCCTCCTGTTCCGCGCGGTGGACGTCGCCGCGCGCGCGCTGACCGGGCAGGCGACGGCGCAGAACGTGGAGGATGTGGCCACGCTGATCGGCACGAGCAAGGACCGCTGGGCCTGGTACTTCACAGCCCGCGCTTACGCTGCACTTGGCCTGACCGGCGAGGCCGCCGCAGCCTTCAAGAAGCCCCAGCCCGACCGCTATGACCCGGCGCGCAGAGCGCTGGTGGCAGACTACCTGGCACGCCACGGGAAGGACGCCGCGAAGGCCGCTGCGGCGGCGGGTCCGGCGCTAAAGACGGACCTGCAGGTGATGGAGATCCCCGGAACAGACCCGGTACTCGTGGTCTGCAATCACTCGGGTAAGCCTCTCTCGGTCCTGTTCAATGCGGGGCCGGGGAACGAGGCGGTCTGGGAAGTTCCCTCCGGCGTCTGCCAAGAGGGTGCCTTCCCGGCGGGGATCGCTGATTACACTCTCACGCTGCGCAGCGAGGGCGCCCGGGATACTACAGTGACCGTCAAGCCGGCGGAGAGCCGCAAGTACACGGTCGCGGTCACGCCGGGCATGTAGCCCGAATAACCATGAGGATCGAAAAGCCGGCCTCCGGGCCGGC
Above is a window of Armatimonadota bacterium DNA encoding:
- a CDS encoding tetratricopeptide repeat protein is translated as MKRAMPAAMTLAAILVSATAAFAWSLSKDGGHGAYGPCDKCVPGVTPALSRSIWIDGATWMERQPDRSWLKIRVNDRPTDLGRVVILVKGELMAPVTSAPEFGLTATRSGLNHRLITLAGGRYLVRLRIGTKGAEIGYAKRALPVAPMWYNGKVYMPLESIGKYLDWETSFNQAKGTLSINTRGPDVVSFANAGSWAQARHLYDEALAEYQKAAALDPGDWTILGRMGDCQLAKAQYNDALAASHGAIKEALERVKEYKSYVEMHPRTGMTQYQEAVQRAVALVAQYEKIAATYYPLTDVRQPDQALDIYSRVLMTDPLSAKTPKSASTTLILSDDLGQAIQQAAASQRECETRANNAYRAAVAQYRAAAELAPATVTEFRSLAKANGMNDDPAEAAKAFRKALQIDPQYAAVRLELAYTLADQGKYAETIEEARRAIELDKNSAAAYNLLGYALRKEGQEKEAIAAYQKAIELDPKFALAYNNLGVAYRDARKTEDALKMLAKAVSLDGTRADFQANYARALQDAKKPDDAVAAWKNAVALSPESAEYHAGLAVALFESGDVDGALSEARLALARRDRAKPETARAVADAQGVIAMALLEKGRLGEALAEAKTASEAIKDTAAGAAILAAVHVERLDPEAAMKALQSAPEVGRDALLFRAVDVAARALTGQATAQNVEDVATLIGTSKDRWAWYFTARAYAALGLTGEAAAAFKKPQPDRYDPARRALVADYLARHGKDAAKAAAAAGPALKTDLQVMEIPGTDPVLVVCNHSGKPLSVLFNAGPGNEAVWEVPSGVCQEGAFPAGIADYTLTLRSEGARDTTVTVKPAESRKYTVAVTPGM
- a CDS encoding CAAX prenyl protease-related protein is translated as MADNETVAPREPDPLTQALPYVVPYAVFGLLTMAADYLPDWQSVLYIVKVFALAATLWHYRKAYTELRPRFGADSLVAVIVGVLVIVVWVGLDPYYPQSGEEWQQFGQGTRIFEHADKAEGAFDPYEPGQRIPPLVAIIFRIIGAVLLVPIFEELLIRGWLIRFLVRDRFLAVPMGTFTWLSFAGTLAFMGLTHHEWLAAVICSAAFNGLLYWRKDLFVCVVAHAAANLALAVWVLVNGAWAFW
- a CDS encoding Gfo/Idh/MocA family oxidoreductase yields the protein MAIPRIGVVGIGTFGINHLRCFRQMQYIGAAQLVAAADLNESLLEERRKEFEFAPYKDYREMLEKEQLDGITVVTPDPYHKDIVLAAAEAKVNVLCEKPLDVTVDGCQQMIDACEKAGILLMVDFHKRYDEYHIAMKQKIDAGDLGDIQYGYAHMEDRIEVPKDWFPGWAKNSSPAWFLGIHFYDLARFLMGADGVEVWASGRKGRLTSFGVDTWDSISAMVRFDNGATVSFDTSWILPYEFEAVVNQGIRLVGTHGLLECDSQDRGTITCIADDAPGVVSGKTTRVGMETHNKSFLRLKFDKKGREIYEGYGMDSIADFAYNLAVLLDGGKISDLGDFPGGEDGLEATKIAAGVHESVETGCTVRL